In Bos indicus isolate NIAB-ARS_2022 breed Sahiwal x Tharparkar chromosome 2, NIAB-ARS_B.indTharparkar_mat_pri_1.0, whole genome shotgun sequence, a single genomic region encodes these proteins:
- the RPL37A gene encoding large ribosomal subunit protein eL43 — MAKRTKKVGIVGKYGTRYGASLRKMVKKIEISQHAKYTCSFCGKTKMKRRAVGIWHCGSCMKTVAGGAWTYNTTSAVTVKSAIRRLKELKDQ; from the exons ATG GCTAAACGCACCAAGAAGGTCGGAATCGTGGGCAAATACGGGACCCGTTATGGTGCCTCCCTCAGGAAAATggtgaagaaaattgaaatcagccAGCACGCCAAGTATACCTGCTCCTTCTGTGGCAAA ACCAAGATGAAAAGAAGAGCTGTGGGCATTTGGCACTGTGGTTCCTGCATGAAAACAGTAGCTGGTGGTGCCTGGACCTACAA cACCACCTCTGCCGTCACAGTCAAGTCCGCCATCAGAAGACTGAAGGAACTGAAGGACCAGTAG